The following proteins are co-located in the Carassius gibelio isolate Cgi1373 ecotype wild population from Czech Republic chromosome A9, carGib1.2-hapl.c, whole genome shotgun sequence genome:
- the LOC128020303 gene encoding putative nuclease HARBI1 has translation MKAQNCVFLSALTMACPFLRDVVDEEALVLRRAFRPERVFRDRLDPLAFPDDHLYERYRFSADGIRYLCRLLGPRIKHRTARSHALSVEQMVCVALRFFASGAFLYSVGDAEQLNKATICRTIRSVCLAIKALADVFISFPGHRRLCDMKEEFYRIAGFPNVIGAVDCTHIRIKAPSGAHEADFVNRKSFHSINVQMVCNADCVISNVVAKWPGSVHDSRIFRASEIYQCLSQGEFSGVLLGDRGYGCQPFLLTPFTDPQEAQQAYNHAHARTRARVEMTFGLLKARFHCLHKLRVNPVRACDITVACAVLHNVACLRKERAPRVPPAMDWDNPAIFPDDDSGRLLRDQYVLNYFS, from the exons ATGAAGGCCCAAAATTGTGTGTTCCTTTCTGCTCTGACAATGGCATGCCCATTCTTGCGAGATGTGGTGGATGAAGAAGCACTTGTGCTGAGGAGAGCCTTCAGGCCAGAAAGGGTCTTCAGGGACCGTTTGGACCCACTGGCCTTCCCTGATGACCATCTTTATGAAAGATACAGGTTTTCTGCAGATGGCATCAGGTATCTATGCAGACTACTGGGTCCCAGGATTAAGCACCGCACTGCAAGGAGCCATGCACTGAGTGTGGAGCAAATGGTTTGTGTGGCCTTGCGCTTTTTTGCTAGTGGAGCCTTCCTGTACTCAGTGGGGGATGCAGAACAGCTGAACAAGGCCACAATTTGCCGCACAATAAGGAGTGTGTGTCTGGCTATCAAAGCATTAGCAGATGTCTTCATCTCCTTCCCTGGCCACAGAAGACTCTGTGACATGAAAGAGGAGTTCTATAGGATTGCAG GTTTCCCCAATGTCATTGGTGCAGTGGACTGCACACACATAAGGATAAAAGCCCCCTCAGGTGCCCATGAGGCCGATTTTGTGAATAGGAAATCCTTTCACAGCATTAATGTTCAG ATGGTCTGCAATGCTGACTGTGTGATCAGCAATGTTGTGGCGAAATGGCCTGGCTCAGTCCATGACTCCAGAATCTTTCGGGCCTCTGAAATCTATCAGTGCCTATCACAAG GTGAATTCTCTGGTGTGTTGCTGGGAGACCGGGGGTATGGCTGCCAGCCTTTTCTCCTGACACCTTTCACAGACCCCCAGGAAGCACAGCAGGCCTACAACCATGCCCATGCCAGGACCAGGGCCAGAGTTGAAATGACCTTTGGCCTCCTGAAGGCACGCTTTCACTGCCTTCACAAATTAAGGGTCAACCCTGTTAGGGCATGTGATATTACTGTGGCTTGTGCTGTCCTCCACAATGTAGCCTGCCTGAGGAAGGAGAGGGCCCCCAGAGTGCCACCAGCCATGGACTGGGACAATCCGGCAATCTTCCCTGATGACGACAGTGGTCGGCTGCTGAGGGACCAATATGTGTTGAATTATTTTAGTTAG